Below is a window of Zymoseptoria tritici IPO323 chromosome 12, whole genome shotgun sequence DNA.
GCTGTCCTATACAAATGCGAGGTCCACCGTTGAAAGGTAGATACGCCCACTGAGGTCTGAGCTCTTCGTTCTCCCAACGCTCTGGGCGAAACTCATCAGCGTCAGGCCCGTATATGTCTTTGCGGCTATGCATAGCGTGTATGTTCCATGCGACGACACGTCCCTTCGCAACGAAAACTGGCGAGCTACCATCGATACCGCCGCCGTTGGGCAGGACCGTGTGACGGACTGCCTGTCGCTCGTTGCGAGGAATGACTGGATGAAGGCGGAGAGCTGTCATTGTCAGGAGGTTCTCCGCTCGTGGGAAGACGAAACTTACATTCGTTCACGCAGCGTTGAACATATCTCAGCTGCCGGAGCTCATCGTAGCTTGGGGGTCGACCGTCCAGGAAAGCAACCTCTTCTCGAATTTTGTCCCAGATGGCTGGATTCTTGGCCAACATGAAGAACAGATTCCCAAGGAGACTGGCAGTCGTATCTCGCCCGGCGAGTAACAAGCTCATGCATTCGTCCAGGACGACTTTCCGGCTAGTCGTGCGGACCGCCAGCTCGTGGGAGAAGATCCGCTTTGAAGAGTCATGTTCTGCTGTTGTTCCAGATCCGCTGGCCTTACGTATTGCCTCATCAACGAATTGGCCTGCGAAGTCTCGACAGGTACGATACGCTTTCTCTGCTTTGCGATCACGGTAGAGCATGCCCAGTCGTCCAATCGTTCCTCGCACCAACATCGCCTGCTTTGCATACTCGAAAGCGCTTTCGAAGTCAGTTCCGGAGTGCTCGCCTCTCAGGGTACAAGCAGAACGACCGAAGAGAAAGTCACACGCAGAGTCAAGCGTGTAGCGATAAAACAGAGGCTGCAGGTCCACGACTGTTTTTCCATCCCGCGGTAAAAGCGCCAAGAGGTCCTGGAACAAGGACTCCAACGAAGCCAGATCTGCAATCTGATCTCGAGCGAAGCTGGGCCGTATCAAAGTGCGGGATCTCGCCCAAGCCTCGCCGTCCGTGTCGAAGATGCTCTCTCCGAGAAGAGGTCGGAAAGCGTCCAGACGATACCCCACGGCATAGTCTTTGAACTGCAAGGAGAGAACCGTCTTGATGTTGTCAGGGTCTATCGTGACAATGTGATGTCGCCCGAGCTCGGTCGCACTGAACGTGTGTCCGTATCGCTCGAAAACCTCGCAGCCGAGGTCAAGTAAGCGATGCTGTCGTATGGCACGAATGAGGTCTGGCAGGGTGTCGAGACCGAGAATTATGCTCGTGCCGTAGGACTTTGGTGTGGGCTTGCATCCGTGCGCTCGTGCGAATTGGCGGCAGTCCAAACGGTATCTTATGTGCACCCACGTGGCATATCCTAGGAGAGCCAGTGTGGTGCACAGAAGCAATGTCGTGTGTGGCGCCATGGATGCTGAGCTTGGTACTGCTTCTGCGGTAGTTCGCTGTAGAAATGTCGGCGGCGCTTCGCAAACACACAGTGCGTGGCGTGCTGATTGGAGCATATGTATGTGGTCGATGAAGCGGTTGTCGGCGCCGATCGGGCAGCAGTCGTTACGGAAGGATCCAACTTCGATACTCCGACTGGTGTTTCTGCGTCGCCAGGGCACGAGGAGCTGAGTCTCACTCGCTCATGACCAAAGTGGCGACCATCTTTCTGCAATTTCGCAGTCGTGCAACGAAGCCAGATCAGCTGTGTTGTACGGTACAAGGGTGAACAATCAGGGAATGCAATGGATCACTGAATCCCTTCTGGGCTTGAAGTCTTTTAGATGCATTGACAGCGAGAGCGATCGCCTTTGTAGTGTGAGGTGGTCACACCAGGCGCGGGGCACGGAGGAACGCCCGACGTCGTAGAAAGAACGAATCAGCGAAAGCAAGTGCGCAGGACGTAGCTGAAGCTGTGAAGCTGGAGCCGGAAGTCGGCTGAACTCGCAGCGTGTTCACCTCGCAACGCTTGCTCGCTCCGAGACACAGCTGTTCGGCTCTGCCAGTTTGGACAACTGATTCAATAAAAGCTATCAATGGTACCGAGGATAGTATGAGTCCCCGTTCAAGAAGAAGCCAAGTCCTCCATCTTAAGGCAACAACTTCGCCGCCCAATTCTCCTCCACATGCCTATACGGATCAAGCGGAACCGGAATGCTCCCACTATACCCAACATCACCCTGCGCCTTCTGCAGCATAGCCGCCGTCCGCCCAACGATCTTCGCAATCCACCGATCGTTCACCAGTCCCGTCACCAGTCCGCGCTTCATGCCATCCCTCGTACTGCTATGCAAATCGCGCGCGAAGTCCTTGATCGCCTCCCTGGTCAATCCATCCTTCAAATTGTTGCGGATATTCTTCGCAAAGATCTTGGCGCCGGCCATGCCCTTGATGGACACATGGGACGTCTCACTGACCGAGTCCACTGGTGATATGGAAGCGTCCTCCGAAGCTGTATCCGGGCTTTCCACCTCGTCGACGTCCTTCTCCACGATttccttctccagctcgaTGATTTTGGTGGCCTTGACCAGAGAGGCGACAAAGTTCAGCAGACTCTGGTCACAGCTGGCAGGTAGACTGCCGTGAACGCTCATCGTGATGGACGTTTCATCCTTCTTCAGCGACTCGAGGCTCCTCTCAGCTTGTACGATCTTAGGGAGACCGTCCGCGTGAGCGACGTCCTCAGCTTGTTGCCGCTCATCCTCGGctgtcggcggcggcgggatGATATGTTCGTGATGCGGAAGCAAAAATGACGGAATGGTAAAAGTGgcatcaacaccacccaGCCTCACAACAGGTGATATCGTGCCTGATTGCGGAGCTGTACGGTACGCAACGACCTCATTGGCTTTGAGAAACGCCACAATGTCGAAGGATGTACTCCAGGGTACCTGACCTAGCGCTTCGATGTCAGCCAATTGGAAGCAGAAGTTGGCATCCTTCAGCCACGCAGAGAGTCGCCGCCAGAGTTTTCTCAGTTCCATGTTGTGCTCGGTGTGCCGCCGAAAGACCTTCTGCTGAAGCAATGCTGATACCCAATGCCCGGATCCAGCGGCATTGATACTGGCTATACCGATAGGATGGAAGTAGCTCAGCGGTGAAAGTAGTGCTCGGAGCAGGAAGGGTAGTCTATGCAAGAATCTCCGAGTCGATTCGGACGACATGGTCTGAAGCGTTGTGACCTTGACAGATCTCTTCGGAGGATGACTGATCGATGGTACAGCATGTAGCTCTGCACAGACTGCTGCGCGCAGATCCTTCTCATTATCCAGCGTGAATCCCTTGTCgatcgtcttcgccttctgccgGACCGAGGCTCTCGATTGATAGATTGCACTGGTTGTGCGAATCTCGGTCATCAACTCCTGATACTTCTTATCGGCCAGCTCCTCATCCGGCGACAGTGTCCGGACATCTTCAAAGCCTTTTTGTGGGGATGAGTCTGCCATGTAACTCACGCCTCCTGTCAAGGACTCTCGAAGTTTTGGCCTGTCTCGGAGTCCAGCGGCTCCAATGGACGCTGCTCGGAGCAGAGGCGTGTCGTCGATAAAGATGCTGGTTTCACTCATCGAATCGTCCACCGGGTCGTCCATCGCTCCGAATGTCATCTCTGCATTGCCTCCTTTGACATTGGCATACACGTCGCCAATGTCAATACGGCGGAAGAAATTGACGGTGACCTCGTCAACATAGATGGCGAGCTCAATGTCATTCGCAAGTTTGATGCCTAACGAGGAGGTCAGTAAAGGTCACTCGCAAGCCAGCATCCTACTGACCAACTTCGACACCATGCGCAACCAGTGACAAGCTGGAGAGTGAAAAGGTGACTGCGCGAATGACCATCAGACCATCCACGTCCGTGTCAATCTCCAGAGCGGGCAGGTTAAACAACGCAATCTTATCCCTAATGAAGTGCGATGGATATTCTCTGAGCGTTTTCCGGAGGGTCCTTCGAGCCAGATCGGAGACTATTGGGAACTGAGACAGGCATGTGATGAAGAGGAGTGGCCAGCAAGCCACGGAGAAGAAAATATGCAGGAGCCATGATGTAGAACAGACCGCGTAGATGACGTTGAGCGTGGAGAGCACTGTCCAGAGAGGGATGTAGGGTAAGATCCTTTGGCCAGTCTCCCAGCCGTAGATCAGAAGCAGACTCTCGACTGCAGCTCCGGACCAGAACCATCGTCGTGCCCAGGCGAGAGAGGAGAATAGGAGGATCATGAGAGATGTAGTGAGGGCGGAGACGGCCATGCCGCCGAGCGTTCGTTTCGTCTTCTTGTCGTCGCCATGGCGTGGGACCGGCTTCCGCGGTATCATGATCGGATTGGGGGCCATGGTGATGGTGCAGGAGTGGCAGCTTGTTGCGTGTTGTGATTAGTTTTGGTCCATTCTGGCAAGTGTTTGCGTGTTCTGTATTCCCACGCGCGTGTTGTTGTCGCTGATGTTTGCGAGATGCAGATGGAGTCGCACAATGGAAGACAAAGAGCAACGGAAGTCCCTCCGTCCCTCCGAAGTCAACAAGGTTGATCGCCGCCCGCTTTTTCGACACGCAGGGACGTCATCGCACGACAGCGGAGACGGGTCCGGCGAACGCAGCGTGGGAGGCAAGGAGGTTGGGGGTTTGCCAATTCGACTATTCGAGAGGTCCTGATCGCGTAGATGTACACCACTTCAGTATGCACCGATGAACATGCATTGCTATTCAGCAACCTCTGTATCCTTAAACCTTGCTCACTCGAACCCGTCCTTCAACGCCCGTGATTAGACTCGACATCAGGCCGGCGCGatcaacctcacctcgaGCTTTGCCCTGCTGACCTGCTGCTCACTTGAGAATATCCTCTGGTAGCCGTCGCTCTGTCATCCAAGTTCCCTCCTTGCCTAGCATCTCCTCTTTGCGTAAGACGCCATTCCGACCAATGGCCGCTTTCGTTGCATGCACGCAGCGTTCCTGCATATCGACAGATGCCATCAGCATCGACGTCCTTGCCGTGACGTTTTGCAAGTAAGAGGAGATGTTTAGCCGACTGAATCTACCCTCCCTATATGCCTTTCTTATCATGCTCCTTGcatgtcttcctctccctcatgTTGCTGTCCACGATTCCTGTTGGCATCCTTGAGATCATGAAG
It encodes the following:
- the CYP-28 gene encoding putative P450 monooxygenase (p450 potentially involved in the degradation of fatty acids and/or alkanes. Multiple seq alignment followed by NJ analysis clustered this model with gi41079162; gi3395458, gi29469881, gi70984521 (alkane or fatty acids monoxygenases), and the models GW.2.447.1 ESTEXT_GWP_GW1.C_110666, E_GW.6.936.1, ESTEXT_FGENESH2_PG.C_40295 ESTEXT_FGENESH2_PM.C_50060.. ...); the protein is MAPHTTLLLCTTLALLGYATWVHIRYRLDCRQFARAHGCKPTPKSYGTSIILGLDTLPDLIRAIRQHRLLDLGCEVFERYGHTFSATELGRHHIVTIDPDNIKTVLSLQFKDYAVGYRLDAFRPLLGESIFDTDGEAWARSRTLIRPSFARDQIADLASLESLFQDLLALLPRDGKTVVDLQPLFYRYTLDSACDFLFGRSACTLRGEHSGTDFESAFEYAKQAMLVRGTIGRLGMLYRDRKAEKAYRTCRDFAGQFVDEAIRKASGSGTTAEHDSSKRIFSHELAVRTTSRKVVLDECMSLLLAGRDTTASLLGNLFFMLAKNPAIWDKIREEVAFLDGRPPSYDELRQLRYVQRCVNEFIPRNERQAVRHTVLPNGGGIDGSSPVFVAKGRVVAWNIHAMHSRKDIYGPDADEFRPERWENEELRPQWAYLPFNGGPRICIGQQYALTEAGYVLVRMAQEFSVLKSEDDGPWVESLAITVFPRNGVKVSLTPA
- a CDS encoding uncharacterized protein (Large (733aa) predicted integral plasmatic membrane. Probable M graminicola specific protein (novel gene). unknown function.), which codes for MILLFSSLAWARRWFWSGAAVESLLLIYGWETGQRILPYIPLWTVLSTLNVIYAVCSTSWLLHIFFSVACWPLLFITCLSQFPIVSDLARRTLRKTLREYPSHFIRDKIALFNLPALEIDTDVDGLMVIRAVTFSLSSLSLVAHGVEVGIKLANDIELAIYVDEVTVNFFRRIDIGDVYANVKGGNAEMTFGAMDDPVDDSMSETSIFIDDTPLLRAASIGAAGLRDRPKLRESLTGGVSYMADSSPQKGFEDVRTLSPDEELADKKYQELMTEIRTTSAIYQSRASVRQKAKTIDKGFTLDNEKDLRAAVCAELHA